A part of Nitrosopumilus sp. genomic DNA contains:
- a CDS encoding PUA domain-containing protein → MKSNLISKSETNVLLKTVSERWGIELPKMKNVKVHQILEDAQIITGKGIKILKVEDDYLPFLSETEMLEKFPSVTVDMGAVKFMCKGANLMRPGIKEFTEFEKDKLVCIVEESQHKFLAVGKAIVASSELDNMSKGEVIKNIHYISDKFWETGKTIYD, encoded by the coding sequence TTGAAATCAAACCTAATATCCAAAAGCGAGACCAATGTGCTGTTAAAAACAGTTTCAGAAAGATGGGGAATTGAATTACCAAAAATGAAAAATGTCAAAGTTCATCAAATTTTGGAGGATGCACAAATAATCACAGGTAAAGGAATTAAAATATTAAAAGTTGAAGACGATTATCTTCCATTTTTATCAGAAACAGAAATGTTGGAAAAATTTCCATCAGTTACAGTAGACATGGGAGCAGTCAAATTTATGTGCAAAGGGGCAAATTTGATGAGACCAGGAATCAAAGAATTCACAGAATTTGAAAAAGATAAACTAGTTTGTATTGTAGAAGAATCTCAACACAAATTTTTAGCTGTTGGAAAAGCAATTGTTGCAAGTTCAGAATTAGACAACATGAGCAAAGGAGAAGTCATCAAAAACATCCATTATATTTCAGACAAATTCTGGGAAACAGGGAAAACAATTTACGACTAA
- a CDS encoding homoserine dehydrogenase has translation MRIILCGFGVVGQSLVKLFDSRSEDLYAKYGLKPRVVGVFDSKGSAVDKSGLDFNKLIEVKKKFGTIKNYSDTQNTMSGIDMLKNIEADVLIETTASNYKDAEPGMTHITTAMKKGMHVISVNKGPLALAFPSLLELATYNQVMFKFSGTVGGGTPILDYAKNSLSGERITSFAGILNGTTNYILTNMGTGVSYEEALKDAQDKGYVEADESLDLDGLDAAAKLVILANWIMGMKVTLPDINCTGIRNVTVEDIKKAAKNNSSIKLIASCNKELKVGPVEVSNDDPLCVNGTLNAIAFTSEHSGTQTIIGKGAGGMETASSILRDLLDIRQEIARD, from the coding sequence TTGAGAATAATACTATGTGGTTTTGGAGTTGTAGGTCAAAGCTTAGTCAAACTATTTGATTCACGTTCAGAAGATCTTTATGCAAAATACGGATTAAAACCAAGAGTAGTCGGAGTGTTTGACAGCAAAGGAAGTGCAGTTGATAAATCAGGATTAGATTTCAATAAACTAATTGAAGTAAAGAAAAAATTTGGAACAATAAAAAATTATTCAGATACTCAAAACACAATGTCGGGAATTGACATGTTAAAAAATATTGAGGCAGATGTGTTAATAGAAACTACAGCCAGCAATTACAAAGACGCAGAACCTGGAATGACACATATCACTACGGCCATGAAAAAAGGAATGCACGTAATCTCAGTAAACAAAGGGCCACTGGCATTAGCATTTCCATCATTATTAGAACTGGCTACATATAATCAAGTTATGTTCAAATTTAGTGGAACCGTTGGAGGAGGAACACCAATTCTAGATTATGCCAAAAATAGCCTAAGCGGTGAAAGAATCACATCATTTGCAGGAATTCTCAACGGAACCACAAATTACATTTTAACAAATATGGGAACAGGGGTTTCATATGAAGAAGCCCTAAAAGATGCACAAGACAAAGGATACGTCGAAGCTGATGAATCATTAGATTTGGATGGACTTGATGCAGCAGCAAAACTTGTCATTTTGGCAAATTGGATAATGGGAATGAAGGTCACATTACCAGATATCAATTGTACAGGAATTAGAAATGTCACAGTAGAGGACATCAAAAAAGCAGCCAAAAACAATTCATCAATAAAACTAATTGCATCATGTAACAAAGAACTCAAAGTAGGACCAGTTGAAGTATCAAACGATGATCCTCTTTGCGTAAATGGGACATTAAATGCGATAGCGTTTACTTCAGAGCATTCTGGAACCCAAACAATTATCGGAAAGGGTGCAGGAGGCATGGAAACAGCTAGTTCAATCCTAAGAGATCTGCTAGACATCAGACAAGAGATTGCAAGAGATTGA
- the msrB gene encoding peptide-methionine (R)-S-oxide reductase MsrB yields the protein MVKRIEKSPEEWKKQLTPDQYEICINHGTEPPFSGKYNNTKLEGNFKCTCCGEVLFSTDAKFDSGSGWPSFWKPISEDKIEYVSDTTYGMVRTEVNCNKCGAHLGHVFDDGPKPTNERYCINSISLQHENDDDE from the coding sequence ATGGTAAAAAGAATTGAAAAAAGTCCAGAAGAGTGGAAAAAACAGTTAACTCCTGATCAATATGAAATTTGCATCAATCATGGAACAGAACCGCCATTTTCTGGGAAATATAACAATACAAAACTTGAAGGAAATTTCAAATGCACGTGTTGTGGAGAAGTGCTTTTTTCAACAGATGCCAAATTTGATTCAGGGTCAGGCTGGCCAAGTTTTTGGAAACCAATCTCTGAAGATAAAATAGAATATGTTTCAGACACCACATATGGAATGGTTAGAACGGAAGTAAATTGTAACAAATGTGGAGCACATCTAGGACATGTGTTTGATGATGGACCAAAGCCTACAAACGAGAGATATTGTATCAACTCAATTTCATTACAACATGAAAACGATGATGACGAATAG
- a CDS encoding FAD-dependent thymidylate synthase encodes MSEFSIKEKKILSDHFSNTDGNVFAIITPQQVDRGALMSRYSRTDKSMRRIFLDEFLQNKNRGEEFYNRVLLEYGDDSVAELGEAQIAIEGLSNIAVKKIEDRRIGLSYLEKSSRYVAWNKKENGKYRFYRDPKIMKSKFADMYEESCNFSFDVYSKNIEPMVNYVREKYPIEKYSFKDSSDQKEKLFSKLKNESDIKSANMIYKGSTKAKALDILRGLLPASTLTNVGITGNGRAFEYLLTVLGASELEEEQNLASKIKKELDTTIKSFVRRADDKYGKSFQKYLKDIKNKSKSITAKEIKSNPKKGTITKLVDYESEKNSIDKIITSIMYEQSPSTSYHNISQHVKKLSKERKNKIIQEFTKIRTNRRHRPSRAFEMTYYTFDLCNNFGMFRDFHRHRALTLERQLLTTDHGYNIPDEIKILGIEKDFKDCMDKTKETFDKIRIKFPEQGQYVVNFGYNYPYFMKFNLREACHLIELRTVPQGHVDYRRVAQQMYKQINKVHPNLSKIMKYVDLKEYDLERFESEKRTEEKRKKLK; translated from the coding sequence TTGTCTGAATTCTCAATTAAAGAAAAGAAAATTTTGTCAGATCACTTTTCAAATACAGATGGAAATGTCTTTGCGATAATTACTCCACAACAAGTTGATCGGGGGGCATTAATGTCAAGATACAGCAGAACAGACAAAAGCATGAGACGAATATTTTTAGACGAATTTTTACAAAACAAAAACAGAGGAGAAGAATTCTACAACAGAGTACTTTTAGAATATGGAGATGATTCAGTTGCAGAACTAGGAGAAGCACAAATTGCAATTGAAGGATTATCAAACATTGCAGTAAAAAAAATTGAAGACAGAAGAATAGGATTATCATATTTAGAAAAATCTTCAAGATATGTTGCATGGAACAAAAAAGAAAATGGAAAATACAGATTTTACAGAGATCCTAAAATCATGAAATCAAAATTTGCAGACATGTATGAAGAAAGTTGTAATTTTTCATTTGATGTTTATTCAAAAAACATAGAACCAATGGTAAACTATGTTAGAGAAAAATATCCTATTGAAAAGTATAGTTTTAAAGATTCATCAGACCAAAAAGAAAAATTATTTTCTAAATTAAAAAATGAATCAGACATTAAATCTGCAAATATGATTTACAAAGGTTCAACCAAAGCTAAAGCTTTGGACATTCTACGAGGATTATTACCTGCATCAACATTGACAAATGTTGGAATTACTGGAAATGGACGGGCATTTGAATATCTTCTAACAGTATTAGGTGCTTCAGAACTAGAAGAAGAGCAAAATTTAGCCTCAAAAATCAAAAAAGAGCTAGATACCACAATCAAATCATTTGTTCGAAGAGCAGATGACAAGTATGGTAAATCATTTCAAAAATACCTCAAAGATATTAAAAATAAATCAAAATCAATCACTGCAAAAGAAATTAAATCAAATCCAAAAAAAGGAACAATTACAAAACTTGTTGATTATGAATCAGAAAAAAATAGCATTGATAAAATTATTACCAGTATAATGTATGAACAATCACCAAGTACGTCTTATCATAATATTTCACAACACGTCAAAAAATTATCAAAAGAAAGAAAAAACAAAATAATACAAGAATTTACAAAGATTCGAACAAATAGACGTCATAGACCATCAAGAGCATTTGAAATGACATATTACACATTTGATCTTTGTAATAATTTTGGAATGTTCAGAGATTTTCATAGACATAGGGCACTCACACTTGAAAGACAACTCCTTACAACTGATCACGGGTATAATATACCAGATGAGATTAAAATTTTGGGAATTGAAAAAGATTTCAAAGATTGTATGGATAAAACCAAAGAGACATTTGATAAAATTCGAATAAAATTTCCCGAACAAGGACAGTATGTTGTAAACTTTGGATATAATTATCCATATTTTATGAAATTTAATTTAAGAGAAGCATGTCATCTTATAGAATTAAGAACAGTCCCTCAAGGTCATGTAGATTACAGAAGAGTTGCACAGCAAATGTACAAACAAATAAACAAAGTTCATCCAAATCTGAGCAAAATTATGAAGTATGTAGATTTGAAAGAATATGATTTAGAAAGATTTGAATCTGAAAAAAGAACTGAAGAGAAGAGAAAGAAACTAAAATAG
- a CDS encoding CdvA-like protein produces the protein MTNDDIEIIGKNVKDMYGTFMGKVVGTITDIDGSIQSVGIDCGSQGLQQIQYEQLVVQGDVVIFIPKWRLDSQRLIREKQLTLRRLKALIDIVSENDDMKTDAEIIHEKYKSKLVSLDETEHEIKAILEARLTELNDQMKSAKMLSFDAKVQYKSNEISDATFETVKSCTTEVIEHVTHEIAEIANVKSRIADLELEVQEITAPPTPDIQESAVSYLETSEQEQQVQTILPEVPVESTVIPSEPIEAPSNPIPEPPTDSEVTFAFPEPPQQVTADTSKDDNDNDWLARMEAQ, from the coding sequence ATGACAAACGACGATATCGAAATTATCGGTAAAAATGTCAAAGACATGTACGGAACATTCATGGGTAAAGTCGTAGGAACAATAACTGATATTGACGGAAGTATTCAATCCGTTGGCATTGACTGCGGTTCTCAAGGATTACAGCAAATCCAATATGAGCAACTAGTGGTTCAAGGTGATGTGGTTATTTTTATTCCAAAATGGAGACTCGACTCACAAAGACTCATTCGAGAAAAACAATTAACGCTACGTCGATTAAAAGCATTGATTGACATTGTTTCAGAAAATGATGACATGAAAACAGATGCAGAAATCATTCATGAAAAATACAAGTCAAAACTTGTATCATTAGATGAAACAGAACATGAAATCAAAGCAATTCTTGAGGCAAGATTGACAGAGCTAAATGATCAAATGAAGTCTGCAAAAATGTTATCGTTTGATGCAAAAGTACAATACAAGAGCAATGAAATCTCTGATGCAACATTTGAGACAGTGAAATCATGTACAACTGAGGTAATTGAACATGTGACTCACGAAATAGCCGAAATCGCAAATGTAAAGAGTAGAATTGCAGATCTTGAATTGGAAGTGCAAGAGATAACAGCTCCTCCAACACCCGACATCCAAGAATCAGCCGTTTCATATCTGGAGACTTCTGAACAAGAACAACAAGTTCAGACAATACTTCCAGAAGTACCAGTCGAATCAACAGTAATACCTTCAGAACCTATTGAGGCTCCTAGTAACCCTATACCAGAACCTCCTACTGATTCTGAGGTAACATTTGCATTTCCAGAACCACCTCAACAGGTGACCGCAGATACTTCAAAAGACGACAATGATAACGATTGGCTTGCTAGAATGGAAGCACAATAA
- the acs gene encoding acetate--CoA ligase has translation MSETFEIGLGNCDDSIRKKADSDFVSFWDEQAKNLSWFTPWKKTLDWDPPFAKWFIGGTINASYNTLDIHQATKSGKSAILWEGENGDSRNITYGEMYHEVQKFANVLKSLGVQKGDRVTIYLPMVPELPIAMLSCARIGATHTVIFSGFSATSIKDRVSDSHSKVIITADGGYRRGKIVPLKDVIDEAIEELDFVKHVVVLERTKNKISMSSKDKLWSDLMNGVSDYCAAEKLSSDHPLYILYTSGTTGKPKGVLHGTGGYLTHLHSTFKWAFDIKDSDVFFCTADIGWVTGHSYVAYAPLLHGATQVMYEGAPDFPDASRMWNILQKYKVTIFYTTPTALRMFMKFGDDIPNSFDLSNLRLLGTVGEPINPEVWKWYFKTIGKEKCPIIDTWWQTETGGMLISSLPGIETIPLKPGSGTRPIPGVNISVVDENGDDVLANTKGYLVIKNPWPGMLLTLWNDDEKYKTVYWSKYENCYYPGDYALKDNDGYLWLLGRADDVLKIAGHRIGTAELESCIVSHPDVAESAVCGIPDEIKGEVIIAFVVLKQDAENDFDVLRKHLVKKIRDDIGAIATPKQIYFVSKLPKTRSGKIMRRLLKSIANHEKIGDVSTLEDGAAVIEVKQAFDELQKSINKNSK, from the coding sequence TTGTCTGAGACATTTGAAATTGGACTGGGAAATTGTGATGATTCTATAAGAAAAAAAGCTGATTCTGACTTTGTCTCTTTTTGGGACGAACAGGCAAAAAATCTGTCTTGGTTTACTCCTTGGAAAAAAACATTAGATTGGGATCCTCCTTTTGCAAAATGGTTCATTGGAGGCACGATAAATGCCTCATACAATACTCTTGACATACATCAGGCGACAAAATCTGGAAAATCTGCCATTCTTTGGGAGGGTGAAAATGGTGATTCTCGAAATATAACCTATGGTGAAATGTATCATGAAGTTCAAAAATTTGCTAATGTCCTCAAATCACTTGGAGTTCAAAAAGGGGATCGTGTAACAATCTATCTTCCTATGGTTCCAGAATTACCTATTGCAATGTTATCTTGTGCTAGAATTGGTGCAACACATACTGTTATTTTCTCTGGATTTAGTGCTACATCAATCAAAGATCGAGTTTCTGATTCTCATTCAAAAGTGATCATTACTGCAGATGGTGGTTATAGAAGAGGAAAAATTGTACCACTAAAAGATGTAATTGATGAAGCAATAGAAGAACTTGATTTTGTAAAACATGTTGTTGTTTTAGAGCGAACAAAAAATAAAATCTCAATGTCTTCAAAGGACAAACTTTGGAGTGATTTGATGAATGGTGTTTCTGACTACTGCGCTGCTGAAAAGTTATCTAGTGATCATCCTCTTTACATTTTGTATACTTCTGGAACCACAGGAAAACCAAAAGGTGTTTTACATGGAACTGGCGGATATCTTACTCATTTACATTCCACATTCAAATGGGCTTTTGACATAAAAGATTCTGATGTCTTTTTTTGCACTGCCGATATTGGTTGGGTTACTGGACATAGTTATGTTGCATATGCTCCCCTTCTTCACGGCGCTACTCAAGTAATGTATGAGGGTGCTCCTGATTTTCCTGATGCATCTAGAATGTGGAATATATTGCAAAAATACAAAGTGACTATTTTCTATACAACTCCTACTGCACTGAGAATGTTTATGAAATTTGGAGATGATATTCCAAACTCTTTTGATCTTTCAAATCTTAGATTACTTGGAACTGTAGGCGAACCGATAAATCCCGAGGTATGGAAATGGTATTTCAAAACTATTGGAAAAGAAAAATGTCCTATCATTGACACTTGGTGGCAAACTGAAACTGGAGGTATGCTGATTTCTTCTCTTCCTGGAATCGAAACAATCCCTCTAAAACCTGGTTCTGGAACAAGACCTATTCCAGGCGTAAATATCTCGGTAGTTGATGAAAATGGCGATGATGTCCTTGCTAATACCAAGGGCTATCTTGTAATCAAAAATCCTTGGCCTGGAATGCTTTTGACTTTATGGAATGATGATGAAAAATACAAAACTGTTTACTGGTCAAAATATGAAAATTGTTACTATCCTGGAGATTATGCTCTAAAAGACAATGATGGATACTTGTGGTTATTGGGACGTGCTGATGATGTTTTAAAAATTGCTGGTCATAGAATTGGAACTGCTGAACTCGAAAGTTGTATTGTGTCTCATCCTGATGTTGCCGAATCAGCAGTTTGTGGAATTCCTGATGAGATCAAAGGTGAAGTGATTATTGCATTTGTTGTTTTAAAACAAGATGCTGAAAATGATTTTGATGTTTTAAGAAAACATCTTGTGAAAAAAATCCGAGATGATATTGGTGCAATTGCAACACCAAAACAAATTTACTTTGTTTCAAAATTACCAAAAACTCGAAGTGGCAAAATAATGAGAAGACTGCTTAAGTCCATTGCTAATCATGAAAAAATTGGTGATGTAAGTACACTGGAAGACGGTGCAGCAGTTATTGAAGTAAAGCAAGCGTTTGACGAACTTCAAAAGTCGATTAATAAAAATTCAAAATGA
- a CDS encoding PAS domain-containing protein: protein MSQTEARKTLKDAPIMWRRINSIGVILDCNSTYAAKLGYAKSEILGRPIFEHVPKESWEDMNNSLKIWFDTGKVTDRKITFKKQNGETFSGLLQATSLYDENKNLIGSNTVIFDLEQMTDIKIKEYQDFFKKSIQKLEEIKEKEYDQLDENSKSEYDGLKKMFKMLVSINFDELKY from the coding sequence ATGTCTCAAACAGAAGCTAGGAAAACACTCAAAGATGCACCAATAATGTGGAGAAGAATTAATTCCATAGGCGTGATTTTAGACTGTAATTCAACGTATGCTGCAAAATTAGGATATGCCAAGTCAGAAATCTTAGGAAGGCCAATTTTTGAACACGTACCAAAAGAATCATGGGAAGACATGAATAATTCTTTAAAAATTTGGTTTGATACAGGCAAAGTAACAGATAGAAAAATCACATTCAAAAAACAAAACGGAGAGACATTTTCAGGGCTTTTGCAAGCGACTAGTTTGTATGATGAAAACAAGAATCTCATTGGAAGCAATACAGTAATTTTTGATTTAGAACAAATGACAGATATAAAAATAAAAGAGTATCAAGATTTTTTTAAAAAATCTATTCAAAAATTAGAAGAAATTAAAGAAAAAGAATATGATCAATTAGATGAAAATTCAAAATCAGAATATGATGGATTGAAAAAAATGTTTAAAATGTTAGTTTCCATTAATTTTGATGAATTAAAATATTAG
- the fen gene encoding flap endonuclease-1, translating to MGLNLKELVIREKTTLEAFSNKVIAIDAYNAIYQFLASIRGPDGLQLTDSEGRITSHLSGLLYRNVNFLSLGIKPVYVFDGKPPSLKTAEIERRKQIKKDATVKYEKAVAEGNMEDARKYAQQTTSMKDGMVKESKEFLRLFGIPYIEAPSEGEATAAHLTNTGQAYAAASQDYDSILCGAKRLVRNFTSSGRRKIPNRNTYIDVLPEIIETQKTLESIGLTREELIDVGILIGTDFNPNGFERIGPKTAMKLIKQHSRLEDIPQIQEQLEEIDFQQIRNIFLNPEVADVDEIIFTDVNNEGVMNYLKERSFSEDRVQSTLNRLKKALEKKSQNLDQWF from the coding sequence ATGGGATTAAATCTAAAAGAATTAGTCATCAGGGAGAAAACTACTCTTGAAGCATTTTCTAATAAAGTGATAGCCATAGATGCATACAATGCAATTTATCAATTCTTAGCAAGCATCAGAGGCCCTGACGGATTACAGTTAACTGATTCGGAAGGACGAATTACCAGTCATCTAAGCGGATTGTTATACAGAAACGTAAATTTTCTCTCATTAGGCATTAAACCAGTGTATGTTTTTGATGGGAAACCACCATCGCTCAAAACAGCAGAAATAGAACGTAGAAAACAAATCAAAAAAGATGCCACTGTAAAATATGAAAAGGCAGTTGCTGAAGGAAACATGGAAGATGCTAGAAAATATGCGCAACAAACAACTAGTATGAAAGACGGGATGGTTAAAGAATCCAAAGAGTTTCTAAGATTATTTGGAATTCCCTACATCGAAGCACCGTCAGAAGGAGAAGCAACTGCAGCACATTTAACAAATACAGGACAAGCATATGCAGCTGCAAGTCAAGATTATGACTCTATTTTATGTGGAGCAAAAAGGCTAGTCAGGAACTTTACTAGTAGTGGAAGAAGAAAAATTCCAAACAGGAATACATACATCGATGTTCTTCCAGAGATCATTGAAACTCAAAAAACACTAGAATCTATAGGATTGACAAGAGAAGAATTAATCGATGTGGGAATTTTAATTGGAACTGATTTTAATCCAAATGGTTTTGAAAGAATAGGACCAAAAACTGCAATGAAATTAATTAAGCAGCATTCCAGATTAGAAGACATTCCACAAATTCAAGAACAGTTAGAAGAAATAGATTTCCAGCAAATTAGAAACATATTCCTAAATCCAGAAGTTGCAGATGTAGACGAAATCATATTTACAGATGTGAATAATGAAGGAGTAATGAACTATCTTAAAGAAAGAAGTTTTTCTGAAGACAGAGTTCAATCAACTTTAAACAGATTAAAAAAAGCCTTGGAAAAAAAGAGTCAAAATCTCGATCAATGGTTTTGA
- a CDS encoding nitroreductase family protein produces the protein MSSEKEGEKIYPLGYEPEISPENTDDNVRNNLLDFILKSGPTEVVDTDLFAVMAKRRSTRKFSDKPVETTKIDKIIAAADTAPTAGNFQGFEIFYVKSPEKKKLLVDACNNQPYVDAPVVLVFCKNPSRVKFDFPEYILKKFAIQDATLAAGYSQLAAQALGLSSIWIGMFDEQKVMDVIGTDLVPSSVLCIGYPKQTKFPKPRRNLKDLVHVTW, from the coding sequence ATGAGTTCAGAAAAAGAGGGAGAGAAAATTTACCCTCTAGGATATGAACCTGAGATATCTCCTGAGAATACAGATGATAACGTTCGAAACAATCTGTTAGATTTTATCTTAAAATCTGGACCGACTGAAGTTGTTGACACTGATCTGTTTGCTGTTATGGCCAAGAGACGTTCTACAAGAAAATTCTCTGACAAGCCTGTTGAAACTACCAAAATTGATAAAATAATTGCAGCAGCTGATACTGCTCCAACTGCTGGTAATTTTCAAGGCTTTGAAATTTTCTATGTCAAAAGCCCAGAAAAGAAAAAACTCCTTGTTGACGCTTGCAATAATCAACCATACGTTGATGCTCCTGTGGTTCTTGTTTTTTGTAAAAACCCCTCCAGAGTCAAATTTGATTTTCCAGAATATATATTGAAAAAATTTGCTATTCAAGACGCTACTCTTGCTGCTGGCTATTCTCAACTAGCTGCTCAAGCTTTGGGATTGAGCTCTATTTGGATTGGCATGTTTGATGAACAAAAAGTAATGGATGTGATAGGAACTGATCTTGTTCCTTCTTCAGTATTGTGCATTGGGTATCCTAAACAAACTAAATTCCCTAAACCCCGACGAAACCTCAAAGATTTAGTACATGTTACATGGTGA
- a CDS encoding Lrp/AsnC ligand binding domain-containing protein encodes MTDAYVMLNCELGAESEIIEQLKELEQVVDVFETIGTHDMLVKLQAENFEKIREIVSWNIQKLKNVRSTATLIKKDN; translated from the coding sequence ATGACTGATGCGTATGTGATGTTAAATTGTGAATTAGGAGCTGAATCTGAAATTATTGAACAACTCAAAGAACTTGAGCAAGTTGTAGATGTTTTTGAAACGATTGGAACGCATGATATGTTAGTAAAATTACAGGCAGAAAATTTTGAGAAAATTCGTGAAATTGTCTCTTGGAACATTCAAAAACTAAAAAATGTACGTTCTACTGCAACCTTGATAAAAAAAGATAATTAA
- a CDS encoding SRPBCC family protein, producing MAKNVKKSFHTGTVKKTIKIKSSKNKVWRKISNIAGLPTWVVDVKKTVYLSKKKTDVGAIRLITFTDGNQIEEHVVAWKKGEYFTYIATEGLPLRAYVATISIKSKSKNLVELTWKSYLNSKKMSEKQFMDFIAFMGAFYEASLENLKKSLEK from the coding sequence ATGGCCAAAAATGTAAAAAAATCATTTCATACAGGAACAGTAAAGAAAACAATCAAAATCAAATCTTCAAAAAACAAAGTATGGAGAAAAATCAGCAATATTGCAGGGTTGCCTACATGGGTGGTTGATGTCAAAAAAACAGTCTATCTTTCTAAAAAAAAGACAGATGTTGGTGCAATTAGATTAATTACATTTACAGATGGAAATCAAATTGAAGAACATGTAGTTGCATGGAAAAAAGGAGAATATTTTACATATATTGCAACAGAAGGTTTGCCATTAAGAGCATATGTGGCAACCATTTCAATAAAGAGCAAATCAAAAAACCTAGTCGAATTAACATGGAAATCTTACCTTAACAGTAAAAAAATGTCTGAAAAACAGTTCATGGATTTTATTGCATTCATGGGAGCATTTTATGAGGCATCATTAGAGAACCTAAAAAAATCTCTTGAAAAATAA
- a CDS encoding exonuclease SbcC encodes MVFGWGKKKQEEKPLEEIPQNKEISLEDVPKIIADLSKLRKTQNLAEINSLRNNTEPLINDLMKIGNVLEKDDLKIDDIDKHLAIIVVRGKKQVINVIKKDVVSLPKISSFDDAEKLNLLLNSILKKVGDVLGRQTRVIHIFAKKYAAQLKENLEVMNANHSEIQNLLKNYNSTKSLSEEILDSINKIHKLSELRKEKSKKISEISEHNSSLDKKIASLQSDIDEIKSSENYQKYLNLKKVLDEFGNQKSKIKNQINTQFTKISRPLSRYEYASSLDKEQKNILSQLTSEPFDVLTDKNKDSIIIILENVRKGVLSGSISVKDIDKMSAQITETEELLDSFTNQVAEFHKKFKELKNELDALLSKELRILENDLVKNTTDLEESNQKSKTFQGEIDDVDSKIPELVSEIEQKLRKFSSTRYTILVS; translated from the coding sequence ATGGTCTTTGGATGGGGAAAAAAGAAACAAGAAGAAAAACCTTTAGAGGAAATTCCACAAAATAAAGAAATTTCTTTAGAAGATGTTCCAAAAATTATTGCTGATCTTAGCAAACTTCGTAAAACTCAAAATTTGGCTGAAATCAATAGTTTAAGAAATAACACTGAACCTCTAATTAACGATCTAATGAAAATAGGTAATGTTCTTGAAAAAGATGACCTTAAAATCGATGATATTGATAAGCATCTTGCAATCATTGTAGTCCGAGGTAAAAAACAAGTCATCAATGTAATCAAAAAAGATGTTGTTTCATTACCAAAAATTTCTTCATTTGATGATGCTGAAAAATTAAATTTATTGTTAAATTCAATTCTCAAGAAAGTTGGTGATGTTTTGGGGCGTCAAACCCGAGTTATCCATATTTTTGCCAAAAAATACGCTGCTCAATTAAAAGAAAATCTTGAGGTGATGAATGCCAACCATTCTGAAATCCAAAATTTGTTAAAAAATTATAATTCCACAAAATCTCTTTCAGAAGAAATATTGGATAGTATAAACAAAATCCACAAATTAAGTGAATTGCGTAAAGAAAAATCAAAAAAAATATCTGAAATATCTGAGCATAATTCTTCATTAGATAAAAAAATAGCATCACTGCAAAGCGATATTGACGAGATAAAATCTTCTGAAAACTATCAAAAATATTTGAATTTGAAAAAGGTTTTAGATGAATTTGGTAACCAAAAGTCAAAAATCAAAAATCAAATTAATACCCAATTCACAAAAATCTCCCGCCCTCTTAGCCGTTATGAATATGCATCATCATTAGATAAAGAACAAAAAAATATCTTGTCTCAATTAACTTCTGAACCTTTTGATGTATTGACTGACAAAAATAAAGATTCTATCATAATAATCCTAGAAAATGTTCGTAAGGGTGTATTGTCTGGTTCAATTTCAGTAAAAGATATTGATAAGATGTCTGCTCAGATAACTGAAACTGAAGAACTTCTTGACAGTTTCACAAACCAAGTTGCAGAATTCCACAAAAAATTTAAAGAACTGAAAAATGAACTTGATGCTTTACTATCTAAAGAATTGAGAATTTTGGAAAACGATCTTGTCAAAAATACTACTGATTTAGAAGAATCTAATCAAAAATCTAAAACATTTCAAGGTGAGATTGATGATGTTGATTCGAAAATTCCAGAATTAGTATCTGAAATTGAACAGAAATTGAGAAAATTCTCTAGTACTCGTTACACTATATTGGTATCTTAA